One window of Novosphingobium sp. 9U genomic DNA carries:
- a CDS encoding FAD-dependent oxidoreductase, producing the protein MSETFDVIVVGSGAAGMTAALRARDLGLQVLVVEKAHKYGGTSATSGGVAWIPNHGLGDSTDTREETLTYLDAVIKEPVNRERLEAYVDTGREMLGWLGGEGINMISMPWPDYFAELPGSRTDRSLVMAPWDGRQLGDKFPLVREQYPRFKLFNRYAMNLEETFTIAARGPGWKKMVANVIGRYWRDRSTRKITRRDRLYVSGAALIGPILARLDAKGVEIRLETRLETLITAEGKVTGVTVSHLGRRYDIEARHAVVVCAGGFEWNQELRDRFYPVKTSIWWTSTPQGANTGDALIAAEALGAATEHTDEGWWAPTMILPNRSASNFEEVHQAVFDVGRPYSVCVNRNGDRFVNEACSYDRFGAAMAADQLATGANTPCWLVFDAVFRQKFTAGGILPTAIMSDKSIPADWWDHYIFKADTVAELARKIDLNPAKLEDVTRRMTEYATRGEDPEFGRGSTIYDKTFGDPTCKPNPALGAIRKAPFYAVQIHLGDLGTKGGLKADHKARVVDGSGKPIPGLYAAGNATGSPFGLNYPGAGGTIGPAMVFGYIAASDIAARATNRDVAATLEPAVT; encoded by the coding sequence ATGAGCGAGACCTTTGACGTGATCGTCGTCGGCTCCGGCGCGGCGGGGATGACGGCGGCGCTGCGCGCTCGCGATCTCGGCCTGCAGGTGCTCGTGGTGGAAAAGGCTCACAAGTACGGCGGGACCTCGGCAACCTCCGGCGGCGTCGCATGGATCCCGAACCACGGCCTGGGAGATAGCACCGATACCCGCGAAGAGACGCTGACCTACCTGGATGCGGTGATCAAGGAGCCGGTCAATCGCGAACGGCTGGAGGCCTATGTCGATACCGGCCGCGAGATGCTCGGCTGGTTGGGCGGCGAAGGGATCAACATGATCTCGATGCCCTGGCCCGATTACTTCGCCGAGCTGCCCGGCTCGCGCACTGACCGCAGCCTGGTCATGGCACCTTGGGACGGTCGGCAGCTCGGCGACAAGTTCCCACTGGTGCGCGAGCAGTACCCGCGCTTCAAGCTGTTCAACCGCTATGCGATGAACTTGGAAGAAACCTTCACCATCGCCGCGCGCGGGCCCGGCTGGAAGAAGATGGTCGCCAACGTCATCGGCCGCTACTGGCGGGACCGCAGCACCCGCAAGATCACCAGGCGTGACCGACTCTACGTGTCGGGCGCGGCGCTGATCGGCCCGATCCTGGCTAGGCTGGACGCGAAAGGCGTGGAGATCCGGCTGGAGACGAGGCTGGAGACGCTGATCACTGCCGAGGGCAAGGTCACCGGAGTCACCGTCAGCCACCTGGGCCGCCGTTACGACATCGAAGCTCGCCATGCCGTGGTGGTCTGCGCGGGCGGGTTCGAGTGGAACCAGGAACTGCGCGACCGCTTCTACCCGGTCAAGACCTCGATTTGGTGGACCAGCACCCCGCAGGGCGCGAACACCGGCGATGCGCTGATCGCGGCCGAGGCGCTTGGCGCGGCGACCGAACACACGGACGAGGGCTGGTGGGCCCCGACCATGATCCTGCCGAACCGATCCGCCTCCAACTTCGAGGAAGTGCACCAGGCCGTGTTCGACGTCGGCCGACCCTACAGCGTCTGCGTGAACCGCAATGGCGACCGCTTCGTCAACGAGGCTTGCAGCTATGACCGCTTCGGCGCGGCAATGGCAGCAGACCAGCTGGCAACCGGTGCCAACACGCCGTGCTGGCTGGTGTTTGACGCGGTGTTCCGCCAGAAGTTCACGGCCGGCGGCATCCTGCCGACCGCGATCATGTCGGACAAGTCGATCCCGGCCGATTGGTGGGATCACTACATCTTCAAGGCCGACACCGTTGCCGAGCTGGCTCGCAAGATCGATCTCAACCCCGCCAAGCTCGAGGACGTGACCCGGCGCATGACCGAGTACGCCACCCGTGGCGAGGATCCAGAGTTCGGCCGGGGCTCCACCATCTACGACAAGACCTTCGGCGATCCGACCTGCAAGCCCAACCCTGCGCTGGGCGCAATCCGCAAGGCGCCGTTCTACGCGGTGCAAATCCACCTTGGCGATCTTGGCACCAAGGGCGGCCTCAAGGCCGATCATAAGGCGCGCGTGGTGGACGGCAGCGGCAAGCCGATCCCGGGCCTCTATGCGGCCGGCAACGCGACCGGCAGCCCCTTCGGGCTCAACTACCCGGGCGCGGGTGGCACGATCGGGCCGGCAATGGTGTTCGGCTACATCGCTGCCAGTGACATCGCCGCACGCGCCACCAACCGGGACGTCGCGGCCACACTCGAACCGGCGGTGACCTGA